From the genome of Lutzomyia longipalpis isolate SR_M1_2022 chromosome 2, ASM2433408v1, one region includes:
- the LOC129790586 gene encoding uncharacterized protein LOC129790586, whose product METKRDLVESLETNNFVQFAMNALRLRRQKPLNHLVVDTTLTQDTEEEVELPEISLEEVANHDSATDCWIVIYDRIYDVTKFLKLHPGDDYVILEHAGRDATIAFRGAGHSQEAVDSLKKWLIGQLPEKERIFRCEKPIFKMDLPK is encoded by the exons atggagaCGAAGCGTGATTTGGTTGAGTCCCTGGAGACAAACAATTTCGTCCAATTTGCCATGAATGCCCTGAGATTGCGTCGTCAGAAGCCACTCAATCACCTGGTGGTGGACACCACCCTCACACAGGACACAGAGGAGGAAGTTGAACTACCCGAAATATCCTTGGAGGAGGTGGCAAATCACGACAGTGCCACAGATTGTTGGATCGTCATCTACGATCGCATTTACGACGTCACGAAATTCCTCAAATTG CACCCCGGTGACGACTATGTGATACTCGAGCATGCTGGGAGGGATGCCACAATTGCCTTCCGTGGGGCAGGACACAGTCAGGAGGCGGTTGATTCACTAAAGAAATGGCTAATTGGACAACTCCCTGAGAAGGAGAGGATATTCCGCTGTGAGAAGCCCATCTTCAAGATGGATCTCCCCAAGTGA
- the LOC129790527 gene encoding CD109 antigen-like: MAHWLSCLMLLIGTMASVVAFNGYYTILAPKHIHPHSVYNVSVSTHATDEWQTLRVDLHGYPFGSTQNFSVSKLINMAPNSTKTITFRLGALPTGKYKLKVDGVDFKNSTKLQYLPKSLLCFIQTDKRIYKPGSVVRFRVLLLKADLRPSKTLKKANVAIFDSNNLKIMEWNEVDLKHGVFSSDLRLSQDISLGWWTIEAKAAKMKTDEVFTQRFEVAEYILPKFKVEIQSEKFSTFAKGRFKFNIKSEYNYGKPVKGNYTAVVSLKPYIGFPKIPIATKTGPIDGSTEMEFSFEKDLHLKQKFDRIFVVDVTVQDSLTGFRQNATEELGVYVAKHEISFQSPPDYFKPGLNYNVVVSVKHHDGSAVQGSKDSNVTLLYGFDYETAEENFVNLTLTKQGLAYGGFTVPREVKKLYVKAQYEDANVILPHILRARSKKKRFILANLITKNPTVDSTCIVEVSTTHRLSYLVYHLVARDNLVHTATVNFSTDGSLRISFKVTPEMVPTATFLVYYVANTGYLIYDRLVINFGLRTTFDLKVSHTEAAPGQEVLISIVSDSPGFVNLMAVDKSVLEMHHEKHMLTEKRIAATLEDFVKYNPLQIVRRSLRRYPRKKHFKEFEDTGLILMTNVRRGGKKPGFSQSLAIDEEDSEDEEEDEDIEEQISQKDVTSGTAEEITPRKYFPETWLWWDVVTKSKRELLIKVKVPDKITGWVLTGFAVDKDTGLSLVPHPVNVNVFQAFFISTSLPYSVKRGEIITIPIVVFNYLNETKPVEVIFRNIQRDFCFEDLSICNASQRREVQAMHQTGTTVDFHLIPKRLGKVKFEVVARSGELMDRIVRELLVVAEGEVQYSNQAYLVDLHKIHSAAESFSPQLPENFVPDSLEMRINIMKNILASSMENLDELVPHLPTGCGEQNLITFAPNVAVLDYLSRTRKKNEDLRVRALRFMRQAYQRQLKFRHKDGAFSAFGKADEVGSIWLTAYAARTFLWASRYITVDRKVTDKALKWLSQQQIEDGSFREYGISIRIFDREMFTADTNRVGMTAFTILPFVETGAGWAKYAATLDKAFSYIEQEFENVDNVYSLALAAYALQFYEGNIRERALNALNEKAKRDRGKIWWESNSNGINLSIESTAYGLLANLAADHISESVGATKWLISQRNSRGGFTSTHDTVLGLYALSKVAEKLEFSSNSINFTVNQLDIKTFTNMKSIKINPGLRNVTVRASGQGYAIIEFATKYNVGTVQKFSQIDYFALEKKVRFLGTHDNFLNLTFCTRFNPPTKSMLQSNMTVMEIVLPSGHRIDREQLNLLTSIDAFKKVELKNGDTKAIMYFCEMTERDVCPTLMAYKTHRVKRAHRGRISIYDYYNPRKFPKSSLLLKQRIFPRLCFLVLQASSTGNSSDARILQSKT; this comes from the exons ATGGCTCACTGGCTCAGCTGCCTCATGCTGCTAATTGGCACGATGGCTTCTGTCGTGGCTTTCAATGG ATACTACACAATCCTAGCGCCAAAACACATCCACCCCCATTCAGTCTACAATGTTTCCGTATCAACGCATGCAACGGATGAATGGCAAACCCTGAGGGTTGATCTGCACGGATATCCCTTTGGGAGTACGCAGAATTTTTCAGTTTCAAAACTAATTAATATGGCCCCAAATTCAACGAAGACAATAACTTTTCGCCTTGGAGCTCTCCCAACGGGAAAGTACAAATTAAAAGTCGACGGAGTGGATTTTAAGAACAGCACCAAACTCCAATATCTGCCAAAATCCCTCCTTTGCTTCATTCAGACCGACAAGAGAATCTACAAACCCGGAAGTGTGGTGAGATTTAGAGTCTTGCTCTTGAAGGCTGATCTGAGACCTTCGAAGACTCTGAAGAAAGCCAACGTGGCGATCTTTGATAGCAACAACTTGAAAATAATGGAATGGAATGAAGTTGATCTGAAGCATGGAGTTTTTTCGTCTGATCTTCGCCTCTCGCAGGATATCTCCCTGGGATGGTGGACAATTGAAGCTAAAGcagcaaaaatgaaaactgACGAAGTCTTTACGCAACGTTTTGAAGTTGCAGAGTACATTCTACCCAAATTCAAAGTTGAGATTCAGTCGGAAAAATTCAGTACCTTTGCAAAAGGACGCTTCAAGTTCAACATTAAGTCTGAGTACAACTACGGGAAGCCAGTTAAGGGGAACTATACAGCTGTTGTTAGTCTCAAGCCCTATATTGGTTTCCCCAAAATTCCCATTGCAACGAAAACTGGCCCAATAGACGGTTCAACGGAAATGGAATTTAGTTTTGAGAAAGATCTTCATTTGAAGCAGAAATTCGATCGAATCTTTGTTGTTGACGTCACAGTTCAGGACTCCTTGACGGGATTTAGGCAAAATGCAACGGAAGAGTTGGGAGTTTATGTTGCAAAACACGAAATAAGCTTCCAAAGTCCTCCGGATTACTTCAAACCCGGCCTCAATTACAACGTTGTTGTTTCTGTGAAGCATCACGACGGGTCAGCCGTACAAGGCAGTAAGGATAGCAATGTGACGCTTCTTTACGG aTTTGACTACGAAACCGCTGAGGAAAACTTCGTTAATTTGACTCTGACAAAACAAGGACTAGCCTATGGAGGTTTCACAGTACCGCGTGAAGTAAAGAAGCTGTACGTCAAGGCACAATATGAAGATGCAAATGTAATTCTTCCTCATATTCTACGGGCTAGATCAAAGAAAAAACGCTTTATTCTTGCAAATTTAATCACAAAGAACCCTACAGTTGACTCAACGTGTATTGTTGAGGTTTCAACGACACACCGGCTAAGCTACCTCGTCTATCATCTTGTTGCAAGAGATAATCTCGTTCATACGGCAACGGTTAACTTCTCAACAGACGGCAGCCTCAGGATTTCCTTCAAAGTAACTCCAGAAATGGTTCCAACGGCAACTTTTCTCGTCTATTACGTCGCTAACACGGGATACCTGATCTACGATCGTTTAGTGATCAATTTTGGCCTTCGTACCACTTTTGATCTCAAAGTTTCTCACACTGAAGCTGCTCCAGGGCAGGAAGTGCTCATCTCTATTGTATCAGACAGCCCGGGATTTGTAAATCTCATGGCAGTTGATAAGAGTGTCCTGGAGATGCATCATGAGAAGCACATGCTAACGGAGAAGAGAATTGCCGCGACTCTTGAGGACTTTGTCAAGTACAATCCACTGCAAATTGTTCGGCGGAGTTTGAGGAGATACCCAAGGAAGAAGCACTTTAAGGAATTCGAAGATACAGGCTTGATTCTCATGACAAATGTTCGACGAGGCGGGAAGAAACCCGGATTTAGTCAATCTCTCGCAATTGATGAGGAAGACAGCGAAGATgaggaagaagatgaagacATTGAAGAACAAATTAGTCAAAAAGACGTTACAAGTGGCACAGCTGAAGAAATAACTCCAAGGAAGTATTTTCCAGAAACCTGGCTCTGGTGGGACGTTGTGACCAAGAGCAAAAGGGAGTTGTTGATCAAAGTTAAAGTTCCAGACAAAATTACAGGATGGGTTTTAACGGGATTTGCCGTTGACAAGGATACAGGACTCAGTTTAGTTCCACATCCTGTCAATGTTAACGTCTTCCAGGCCTTCTTCATCTCAACTAGCCTCCCGTATTCAGTTAAACGTGGAGAAATTATAACAATCCCCATTGTTGTCTTTAACTACTTGAACGAAACAAAACCCGTTGAAGTAATCTTCCGGAATATTCAGAGAGATTTTTGCTTTGAAGACCTATCAATTTGCAATGCATCTCAGAGGCGTGAAGTACAGGCAATGCATCAGACGGGAACAACTGTGGACTTCCACCTAATCCCTAAACGTCTGGGTAAAGTAAAATTCGAAGTTGTTGCCAGGAGTGGAGAGCTAATGGACAGGATTGTCAGGGAACTCCTTGTTGTTGCCGAAGGGGAGGTTCAGTACTCAAATCAAGCCTATCTCGTTGATCTTCACAAAATACATTCAGCTGCTGAATCCTTCTCACCGCAACTTCCGGAAAACTTTGTTCCAGATTCACTGGAAATGCGAATTAATATCATGAAGAATATTCTTGCTTCATCAATGGAGAATTTGGATGAACTCGTGCCGCATTTACCAACAGGATGTGGGGAGCAGAATCTCATAACTTTCGCTCCAAATGTCGCTGTTTTGGACTACCTTTCGAGGACACGGAAGAAGAATGAAGATCTCCGGGTTAGAGCTTTGAGATTTATGCGTCAGGCCTATCAGAGACAATTGAAATTTCGCCACAAGGATGGAGCTTTTAGTGCTTTTGGGAAGGCTGATGAAGTTGGGAGTATCTGGTTAACTGCCTACGCAGCAAGGACCTTCCTCTGGGCATCGAGGTACATAACAGTTGATCGCAAAGTTACGGACAAAGCCCTCAAATGGCTGAGTCAGCAACAAATTGAAGATGGTAGCTTTAGAGAATACGGAATCTCTATAAGGATCTTCGACAGAGAAATGTTTACAGCTGATACAAACCGG GTTGGTATGACGGCTTTCACTATTCTTCCTTTTGTGGAAACGGGAGCAGGATGGGCAAAGTATGCAGCAACACTTGATAAAGCGTTCAGCTACATTGAACAAGAGTTTGAAAACGTTGATAACGTCTATTCACTTGCATTAGCAGCCTATGCGCTTCAGTTCTATGAAGGAAATATCCGCGAACGAGCCCTGAATGCCCTGAATGAGAAGGCAAAGCGCGATCGTGGCAAGATCTGGTGGGAGAGCAATAGCAATGGAATAAATCTGTCAATTGAGAGTACAGCTTATGGGCTACTAGCTAACCTAGCTGCAGATCATATTTCTGAATCCGTAGGAGCTACAAAATGGCTAATTTCGCAGAGAAATTCCCGCGGAGGCTTTACCTCAACTCACGACACAGTTCTAGGTCTCTATGCTCTGTCAAAAGTTGCTGAGAAGTTAGAATTTAGCAGCAACAGCATCAACTTCACCGTAAATCAGTTAGACATTAAAACCTTCACAAATATGaagtcaattaaaattaatcctgGACTGAGGAATGTCACAGTGAGAGCTTCCGGGCAGGGATACGCTATCATTGAGTTTGCTACAAAATACAACGTGGGAACAGTTCAGAAGTTCTCTCAAATTGATTACTTTGCACTTGAGAAGAAAGTCAGATTTTTAGGGACGCACGATAACTTCCTTAATTTAACCTTCTGCACACGCTTCAATCCACCCACAAAATCCATGCTTCAGAGCAATATGACAGTGATGGAGATTGTCCTGCCGAGTGGACATAGAATAGACAGGGAACAGCTGAACTTACTCACCAGTATTGATGCATTCAAGAAGGTTGAACTGAAGAATGGCGACACGAAGGCCATCATGTACTTCTGCGAGATGACTGAGCGGGACGTCTGTCCCACACTGATGGCCTACAAGACTCACCGTGTTAAGCGAGCTCATCGAGGTCGTATCTCCATCTATGATTACTACAATCCTCGTAAGTTTCCAAAATCCTCTTTATTGCTTAAGCAACGAATTTTTCCTCGTCTTTGTTTTCTCGTTTTGCAGGCATCATCAACAGGGAATTCTTCTGATGCACGGATACTCCAGTCCAAGACTTAA